In the genome of Candoia aspera isolate rCanAsp1 chromosome 1, rCanAsp1.hap2, whole genome shotgun sequence, one region contains:
- the LOC134496199 gene encoding cytochrome P450 2K6-like, whose protein sequence is MFPVNKATITRYDYEDATFLRLLKLMRENVQLSATPVLLIYNVFPMLGFLLGSHKTVMNNRKELHDFIQITFIERLKDLDENDRRSFIDSFLVRQREENMKMTNGKYFHNENLKALISDLFGAGTETSANSLLWAILLMMKHPEIQRKVQEEIAKVIGDLQPRTDHRARMPYTDAVIHEVQRFADIVPTNVPHATTRDITFKGFFIPRGMHIAPLLTSVLHDESQWENPHEFYPEHFLDSEGKFAKNAAFLPFSAGRRACAGENLAKMELFLSFTSLLQKFTFQPPPGTSKDDLNLTPAVGFTAPPMLYKTCAVLR, encoded by the exons atgttccccgtt aataaggcaaccatcacacgcTATGACTATGAAGATGCCACATTTCTAAGACTACTAAAGCTAATGAGGGAAAACGTCCAGCTTTCAGCAACTCCTGTTTTGTTG ATATATAATGTATTTCCCATGCTGGGGTTCCTTTTGGGTTCTCATAAAACAGTAATGAATAACAGAAAGGAGTTGCATGATTTCATACAGATCACCTTCATAGAACGTCTCAAAGATCTTGATGAAAATGACAGGAGGAGTTTTATTGATTCATTTCTTGTTCGGCAAAGAGAG GAGAATATGAAGATGACAAATGGCAAATATTTCCATAATGAAAACCTTAAAGCTCTTATAAGTGACCTATTTGGTGCTGGtacagaaacatctgcaaacagtcTGCTCTGGGCCATCCTCCTAATGATGAAGCACCCAGAAATTCAGA ggaaGGTCCAAGAAGAAATTGCAAAGGTGATTGGAGATCTACAGCCAAGGACAGACCACCGGGCCAGAATGCCTTACACCGATGCGGTGATTCATGAAGTTCAAAGGTTTGCTGACATTGTTCCAACCAATGTGCCAC ATGCAACCACCAGGGATATAACTTTCAAAGGCTTCTTCATTCCCAGG GGCATGCACATTGCTCCATTGCTGACATCTGTGCTCCATGATGAATCTCAGTGGGAGAACCCTCATGAATTCTACCCTGAGCATTTTCTTGACTCTGAGGGAAAATTTGCAAAAAACGCTGCATTCCTGCCTTTCTCTGCAG GTCGGAGAGCATGTGCAGGTGAGAACCTTGCCAAAATGGAGCTCTTCCTCTCTTTTACCAGCCTCCTGCAGAAATTTACCttccagccacccccaggaacatCTAAAGATGATCTGAACCTGACCCCTGCAGTTGGGTTTACAGCCCCTCCCATGCTGTACAAAACCTGTGCTGTTTTACGTTGa